One Maribacter cobaltidurans genomic window carries:
- the argH gene encoding argininosuccinate lyase produces MKLWDKGFSTDKKIDHFTVGNDRELDLQLAKYDVIASKAHAKMLGKIGLLTDKETDDLVKELDIIAARIDKGTFSIESSFEDMHSKIEYMLTLSLGDTGKKIHTARSRNDQVLVAMHLYLKDELTEIKSLTKSLFDLLLDKAEEYKEVMLPGYTHLQIAMPSSFGLWFSAYAESLIDDLYFIDAAYKVADQNPLGSAAGYGSSFPIDRSFTTKEMGFDSLKYNVVAAQMGRGKVEKATAFGMASIAATLSKIAMDICLYMSQNFNFISFPDELTTGSSIMPHKKNPDVFELVRGKCNKLQSIPNQLTLVINNLPSGYHRDLQLVKEIIVPAVQDMKACLEILTFSLEEIQVNKNILEDDKYDYLFSVDTLNELVQNGMPFRDAYKKMGKEIQEGTFKPKRDISHSHEGSLGNLCLEEIRSKMEKLD; encoded by the coding sequence ATGAAACTCTGGGACAAAGGATTTAGTACGGACAAAAAAATTGATCATTTTACCGTTGGAAATGATAGGGAGCTAGACTTGCAATTGGCAAAATATGATGTGATAGCCTCCAAGGCCCACGCCAAAATGCTCGGGAAAATTGGTTTGCTTACTGACAAGGAAACGGATGACCTAGTCAAAGAACTTGACATTATCGCGGCCAGGATAGATAAAGGAACTTTTAGTATTGAATCCTCCTTTGAGGATATGCATTCCAAAATTGAGTACATGCTCACCCTAAGTTTAGGCGATACCGGAAAGAAAATCCACACAGCTAGATCTAGGAACGACCAAGTTTTAGTTGCCATGCATCTTTACTTGAAGGATGAGCTTACCGAAATAAAATCCTTGACCAAATCATTGTTCGATCTTTTGTTGGACAAGGCAGAGGAGTATAAGGAAGTCATGCTGCCAGGATATACGCATCTTCAAATTGCTATGCCATCCTCTTTCGGTCTTTGGTTCTCAGCTTATGCCGAAAGTTTAATCGATGATCTTTACTTTATTGATGCAGCATATAAAGTAGCCGATCAAAATCCCTTGGGAAGTGCTGCCGGATACGGAAGTTCCTTTCCCATAGACCGAAGCTTTACCACCAAGGAAATGGGGTTTGATTCCCTAAAATATAATGTGGTCGCAGCACAAATGGGACGTGGAAAAGTGGAAAAGGCCACCGCCTTTGGTATGGCCAGCATTGCGGCAACCCTTTCCAAAATAGCCATGGACATTTGTTTATATATGAGTCAAAACTTCAATTTTATCTCATTTCCGGATGAATTGACCACGGGAAGCAGCATTATGCCACACAAGAAAAATCCCGATGTATTTGAACTGGTCAGGGGAAAATGTAACAAACTTCAATCCATACCCAACCAATTGACCTTGGTTATCAATAATCTACCCAGTGGTTACCATAGGGACCTACAATTGGTAAAGGAAATCATTGTTCCCGCCGTTCAGGATATGAAAGCTTGTTTGGAAATCCTGACCTTTAGTCTGGAAGAGATTCAAGTAAACAAAAACATTTTGGAGGACGACAAATACGATTATTTATTTAGTGTGGACACCTTGAACGAATTAGTGCAAAATGGGATGCCGTTTAGGGATGCTTATAAAAAAATGGGAAAAGAAATTCAGGAAGGCACATTTAAACCTAAAAGAGATATAAGCCATAGTCACGAAGGTAGTTTAGGCAACCTATGCCTTGAAGAAATCCGGTCAAAAATGGAAAAACTGGACTAA
- a CDS encoding four helix bundle protein has protein sequence MDLVEVIYTLTSSFPVEEKFGLTSQIRRCAVSIPSNIAEGSGRKSKKAFRSFLEISNGSINELKTQIEISKRIGILKDDDLQNIFKQCDEIQKMAFSLIKKYNDF, from the coding sequence ATGGATTTGGTTGAGGTAATATATACATTGACCTCATCTTTTCCTGTAGAAGAAAAATTTGGACTGACGAGTCAGATTCGAAGATGTGCGGTTTCAATTCCAAGCAATATAGCCGAAGGAAGTGGAAGAAAATCTAAAAAGGCATTTCGAAGTTTTTTGGAAATCTCAAATGGGTCTATTAACGAACTAAAAACTCAGATTGAAATTTCCAAAAGAATTGGAATTTTAAAAGATGATGATTTGCAGAACATCTTTAAACAATGTGATGAAATTCAAAAAATGGCCTTCTCCTTGATTAAAAAATATAATGACTTTTAA
- a CDS encoding M20 family metallo-hydrolase has protein sequence MNQDLLTQKAIELLKELISIQSFSQEEEGTAAAIENWFKAFDISFKREHNNVFAKNKYWDDSKPTLLLNSHHDTVKPNQAYTKNPFQPHIEDGKLYGLGSNDAGGCLVSLIATFTHFYSSKNLSHNLLMVASAEEENAGEHSLRGLLPSLPKIDVAIVGEPTLMQLAIAEKGLVVFDAIVRGTPSHAAHPNDNNAIYNTIEVLEWFKNYSFDKTSEALGDVKMTVTQINAGSQHNVVPSQVNLVIDVRVNDRYSNKEIADLLKSEAPCELKERGLKLNSSRIDKDHPLVKSGIALGRETYGSPTLSDQAALTCQSLKLGPGDSTRSHSADEFIYIKEIEEGIDLYIKILEGFLI, from the coding sequence ATGAATCAAGACCTACTGACCCAAAAAGCAATTGAATTATTGAAAGAACTCATCAGTATTCAGTCCTTCTCACAAGAAGAGGAAGGTACTGCAGCTGCAATAGAAAATTGGTTCAAAGCTTTTGATATCTCCTTTAAAAGGGAGCATAACAATGTTTTTGCCAAGAACAAGTATTGGGATGATTCCAAGCCAACCTTGCTATTAAACTCGCACCATGATACGGTTAAACCCAACCAAGCCTACACAAAAAACCCTTTTCAACCTCATATAGAAGATGGCAAACTTTATGGTCTAGGCAGTAATGACGCAGGCGGGTGTTTAGTATCCCTGATTGCTACGTTTACGCATTTCTACTCCTCCAAGAATTTGAGCCACAATTTATTGATGGTGGCTTCGGCAGAAGAGGAAAATGCAGGTGAGCATAGCTTACGTGGGCTTTTGCCCAGTTTACCAAAAATAGATGTTGCCATTGTCGGGGAGCCTACCCTAATGCAATTGGCCATAGCGGAAAAAGGGTTGGTCGTATTTGATGCCATAGTACGGGGAACACCTTCCCATGCGGCACATCCTAATGACAATAACGCGATTTATAATACAATAGAAGTGTTGGAATGGTTCAAGAATTATTCCTTTGATAAAACCTCAGAAGCTCTGGGTGATGTTAAAATGACCGTAACCCAAATTAATGCAGGTAGTCAGCACAACGTCGTTCCCTCTCAAGTGAATTTGGTGATAGACGTTCGGGTAAACGACCGATATTCCAATAAGGAAATAGCCGATCTGTTAAAATCCGAAGCCCCCTGTGAACTGAAAGAAAGAGGTTTAAAATTAAATTCGTCTCGAATAGATAAGGACCATCCATTGGTGAAATCCGGTATCGCTCTGGGAAGGGAGACCTACGGTTCACCTACACTATCCGACCAGGCGGCATTAACGTGCCAATCCTTAAAATTAGGTCCCGGTGACAGCACGCGATCCCATTCTGCGGACGAGTTTATTTATATTAAGGAAATTGAAGAAGGAATTGATTTGTATATTAAAATTTTGGAAGGATTTTTAATTTAG
- the argB gene encoding acetylglutamate kinase, with protein sequence MKEKLSIVKIGGNVIENTRELEKFLTLFSELEGMKILVHGGGKLATQLASKLGIESKMVGGRRITDAETLDIITMVYAGLTNKNIVAQLQSRGCNAIGLSGADGNSIRAHKRPVKDIDFGFVGDIDGVNTKIISKLLTSGLIPVFCAMSHDGQGQLLNTNADTIASELAIGLGDTFATTLYYCFEKPGVLLNVFDDTSVVKEIDTKKYKQLLTEGVIADGMLPKLENCFHALNNKVETVCLGNMYMLESNNPFFTTLTL encoded by the coding sequence ATGAAGGAGAAATTATCCATAGTTAAAATTGGAGGAAATGTTATTGAGAACACAAGAGAACTGGAAAAGTTTTTGACCCTTTTTTCAGAATTGGAGGGCATGAAAATTTTAGTCCATGGAGGTGGAAAATTGGCAACTCAGCTCGCTTCAAAATTAGGAATTGAATCTAAAATGGTAGGTGGACGCAGGATTACCGATGCCGAAACTTTAGATATCATAACCATGGTATATGCGGGTCTCACCAATAAAAATATTGTGGCCCAATTACAGTCTCGAGGATGCAACGCCATTGGTTTGAGCGGAGCGGACGGCAATAGTATTCGAGCCCACAAAAGACCAGTAAAGGATATCGATTTTGGTTTTGTTGGCGATATTGATGGGGTAAACACCAAAATCATTTCCAAACTATTGACATCAGGACTAATACCGGTATTTTGTGCCATGAGCCATGATGGACAAGGGCAGCTTTTAAATACAAATGCCGACACCATTGCATCTGAACTTGCCATCGGTTTAGGAGATACCTTTGCCACGACACTTTATTACTGTTTCGAAAAACCAGGAGTATTGTTAAATGTATTCGACGATACTTCGGTAGTTAAAGAAATCGACACCAAAAAATACAAACAGCTTTTGACCGAAGGTGTAATTGCGGATGGTATGCTTCCAAAATTAGAAAACTGCTTTCACGCATTGAATAATAAAGTGGAAACGGTTTGTTTAGGAAATATGTACATGCTAGAAAGTAATAACCCCTTCTTTACGACATTAACCTTATAA
- a CDS encoding SDR family NAD(P)-dependent oxidoreductase: protein MSLKLKDKVCIITGATSGMGRAIAKKFSAAGAKLILSGRDKVRGSKLESELKNTIFLEGDVRDLVYNERLVETAISNFGSLDIVSLNAGILGLGNVVDLPVKVWQDTLGTNLSAIFYLSKYAIPHLKKSGGNILINASIAAFKSFPNHPAYCASKAASVALMKQMAVEYGPEIRINAICPGPVDTPLLWNSAEAFEHPESAVENAAKSTLLQRLGTPGDISKLALFLVSEDASWITGSAMTIDGGILNA from the coding sequence ATGAGCCTAAAGCTGAAAGATAAAGTATGCATTATTACCGGTGCCACTAGTGGCATGGGCAGGGCGATTGCGAAAAAGTTTTCAGCGGCAGGGGCTAAGTTGATTTTATCCGGAAGGGATAAGGTAAGAGGCTCAAAATTGGAATCAGAACTAAAAAATACCATTTTTTTGGAAGGCGATGTTCGAGATTTAGTCTATAATGAAAGATTGGTAGAAACGGCAATATCCAATTTTGGATCTCTGGATATTGTATCCTTGAATGCTGGAATTCTTGGTTTGGGAAACGTGGTCGATTTACCTGTTAAAGTTTGGCAAGATACCCTAGGTACTAACTTGAGCGCTATTTTTTATTTAAGCAAATATGCTATACCCCATTTGAAAAAATCAGGAGGAAATATTTTAATCAATGCATCGATTGCGGCTTTCAAAAGTTTTCCAAATCATCCAGCCTATTGTGCCTCAAAAGCGGCTTCGGTTGCACTTATGAAACAAATGGCCGTAGAGTACGGACCAGAAATACGTATCAATGCCATTTGTCCCGGACCGGTAGATACCCCTTTGTTATGGAATTCGGCGGAGGCTTTTGAACATCCGGAATCAGCGGTAGAAAATGCAGCAAAATCAACACTCTTACAGCGCTTGGGCACTCCTGGAGATATCTCCAAATTAGCCCTTTTTCTGGTTTCAGAAGATGCTTCCTGGATTACGGGTAGCGCAATGACCATTGATGGCGGAATTTTAAATGCATAA
- a CDS encoding Rossmann-fold NAD(P)-binding domain-containing protein has protein sequence MKHYLSINDIDNLSEWVKEARILKSQPKANKNLGANKTICLLFFNNSLRTRLSTQKAAMNLGMEVMVMNFGNEGWALEYGDGTIMNQNTSEHIKEAAQVVSQFCDIAAIRAFASLTDKEQDEAEVVLNGFKKYTSIPIVNMESSVGHPLQALADAITLDEKSTKAKPKVVLSWAPHPKALPHAVANSFVEMMQLQKADFIITHPEGYELNEAITKNVTIEHDQQKALENADFVYVKNWSSYTDYGKVLNQDSNWMMTKEKLGSAKFMHCLPVRRNVVVEDAVLDGEQSLVIEQANNRTYSAQIVLKKILENL, from the coding sequence ATGAAGCACTATTTATCCATTAACGACATAGATAACCTATCCGAATGGGTGAAAGAAGCTCGCATTCTTAAATCCCAACCAAAAGCCAACAAAAACCTTGGAGCGAACAAAACGATTTGTCTGTTGTTTTTCAACAATAGTCTAAGAACCCGTTTAAGCACCCAGAAAGCGGCCATGAACTTGGGCATGGAGGTCATGGTGATGAATTTTGGAAACGAGGGATGGGCATTGGAATACGGAGACGGAACGATTATGAATCAAAATACATCGGAACATATAAAAGAAGCGGCACAGGTGGTATCGCAGTTCTGTGATATCGCCGCAATCCGTGCCTTTGCCTCTTTGACCGATAAGGAACAGGACGAAGCAGAAGTAGTCCTGAACGGTTTTAAAAAATACACCAGTATCCCAATCGTAAACATGGAAAGTTCGGTGGGCCATCCATTACAAGCACTGGCGGATGCAATTACCCTTGATGAAAAAAGTACGAAGGCCAAACCCAAAGTGGTTTTGTCGTGGGCACCACACCCCAAGGCTTTACCACATGCCGTGGCCAATTCTTTTGTGGAAATGATGCAATTACAGAAAGCCGATTTCATCATTACCCACCCGGAAGGATATGAATTGAACGAGGCGATCACCAAGAATGTGACCATTGAACATGATCAACAGAAAGCATTGGAAAATGCGGATTTTGTCTATGTGAAAAATTGGAGTAGTTATACCGATTATGGAAAGGTATTAAATCAGGATTCGAATTGGATGATGACCAAAGAAAAGTTGGGTTCGGCGAAATTTATGCACTGTTTGCCCGTACGTAGAAACGTTGTGGTGGAAGATGCTGTTTTGGACGGCGAACAAAGTTTGGTCATTGAACAGGCCAACAACAGAACCTATTCCGCACAAATCGTTCTAAAGAAAATATTGGAAAACTTATAA
- the proB gene encoding glutamate 5-kinase, which yields MSKKRILLKIGSNTLTKETDQISRGKIEDIGRQIAKLKDDYEFILVSSGAIAAAKQFVKLEHNGQEITVKQALAAIGQPHLMRIFQENFRELGLFTSQCLLSYSDFEKPESKENIKNTINVLVENNFIPIINENDTVATDEIKFGDNDKLAALTAGLLNVDLLIIATNTDGIYIKETIKDIYPKTILEVRDIHELEKEISMEKSSHGTGGMESKMEATKIARKAQIETWIVNGLKDNFILDAIEGASNFTKIIL from the coding sequence ATGTCCAAAAAAAGAATTTTATTAAAAATAGGCTCTAATACCCTTACCAAGGAAACCGACCAGATTTCCAGAGGTAAGATTGAGGATATCGGCAGGCAAATTGCAAAGCTCAAGGACGATTATGAGTTTATTCTGGTAAGCTCAGGGGCAATTGCCGCTGCCAAGCAATTCGTAAAACTGGAGCATAACGGGCAGGAAATTACGGTAAAGCAAGCCTTGGCTGCCATTGGACAACCCCACCTCATGCGCATTTTTCAAGAAAATTTTAGGGAATTAGGACTATTTACCTCCCAATGTTTACTGTCCTATTCGGATTTCGAGAAACCGGAATCCAAGGAGAACATAAAGAACACCATTAACGTGCTGGTAGAAAATAATTTTATCCCTATTATCAACGAGAATGATACGGTAGCGACCGATGAAATAAAATTCGGTGATAACGATAAACTGGCCGCCCTGACCGCAGGTCTACTTAATGTTGATTTATTGATCATCGCAACAAACACCGATGGTATTTACATAAAAGAGACCATAAAAGATATCTATCCAAAAACTATTTTGGAAGTAAGGGATATCCATGAATTGGAAAAGGAAATCAGCATGGAAAAATCGTCACATGGAACTGGTGGCATGGAGTCGAAAATGGAGGCCACGAAAATTGCCAGAAAAGCCCAGATTGAGACATGGATTGTGAACGGTCTCAAGGATAATTTTATTTTGGATGCGATTGAAGGAGCATCAAACTTTACAAAAATCATATTATGA
- a CDS encoding glutamate-5-semialdehyde dehydrogenase, producing MARLIAMEKSALLEANKKDMDGYDGADLAMGDRLKVDKSKIEGMISALEKLANEPDPLGIERFSFTHENGIRVSNKTAPFGTILIIYESRPDVTIEAAGIAFKSGNKILLKGGKESLNSNLFLVALWHKALEENNCSQDWVTYLQFDRTQTQAFLENPSQKLDLIVPRGGERLIAFVKEHATCPVIVSGRGNNFLYVDTDADLQMALDIIINGKASKISACNALDKVLISRDLPRKQEFLQHLIQSLKKHKVEILTDAKLEGLEGTSLMNDEKVWYEEFLDYKILIGQVPDLNEAVNTINTYGGGHSAVIITNNEDKAEEFMTSVDSAAVYHNASSRFTDGGQFGLGGELAISTDKLHQRGPIGLQHLVTNKWYVKGNGQIR from the coding sequence ATGGCAAGGTTGATTGCCATGGAAAAATCGGCATTATTGGAGGCAAATAAAAAAGACATGGATGGTTATGACGGAGCAGATTTGGCCATGGGAGACCGACTTAAAGTGGACAAATCAAAAATCGAGGGAATGATTTCGGCTTTGGAAAAACTGGCCAACGAACCGGACCCCCTGGGTATTGAACGTTTCTCCTTCACCCATGAAAATGGCATCAGAGTCAGTAATAAAACGGCACCTTTTGGGACCATTTTGATTATCTACGAATCCAGACCGGATGTGACTATTGAGGCAGCGGGAATCGCTTTTAAATCGGGCAACAAAATCTTATTAAAGGGCGGAAAGGAGTCATTAAACAGTAATCTTTTTTTGGTAGCCCTTTGGCACAAGGCACTGGAGGAAAATAACTGCTCCCAAGATTGGGTAACGTACCTGCAGTTTGACCGTACACAGACCCAAGCCTTTCTAGAGAATCCGTCGCAAAAACTGGATTTGATCGTTCCCCGTGGCGGAGAAAGGTTAATTGCTTTTGTGAAGGAACACGCTACCTGTCCGGTAATCGTTAGCGGAAGGGGAAACAATTTCCTTTATGTGGATACGGACGCCGATTTGCAAATGGCGCTAGACATTATCATCAATGGGAAAGCATCCAAAATATCGGCATGCAATGCCCTGGACAAAGTTCTTATTTCAAGGGACCTACCAAGAAAACAAGAATTTTTACAGCATCTCATCCAATCCTTGAAAAAGCATAAAGTTGAAATTTTGACGGATGCCAAATTGGAAGGCCTAGAAGGCACATCGTTAATGAACGATGAAAAGGTCTGGTATGAGGAATTTTTGGACTATAAAATACTAATAGGCCAGGTTCCCGACTTGAATGAAGCAGTGAACACCATAAATACGTATGGAGGAGGCCACTCCGCCGTCATCATCACCAATAATGAAGACAAAGCAGAGGAATTTATGACGTCCGTGGATTCTGCGGCGGTATATCACAATGCCTCCTCTAGATTTACGGATGGCGGGCAGTTTGGACTCGGTGGTGAATTGGCCATAAGCACGGATAAATTGCACCAAAGAGGGCCTATTGGCCTTCAACACTTGGTGACCAATAAGTGGTATGTAAAAGGAAACGGTCAGATCAGATAA
- a CDS encoding aspartate aminotransferase family protein, producing the protein MKLFDVYPLYNVTPVSAKGIVVTDDKGQEYLDFYGGHAVISIGHSHPHYIKRLKDQLDKIGFYSNAVQNPLQEELAEKLGTLSGCQDYNLFLCNSGAEANENALKMASFETGKSRIVAFKNSFHGRTSAAVAATDNAAINAPINKQQQVTFLSLGDAEGLKRELSKGDVCAVILEAIQGVGGLDEPSTQFYQDIEALCKENSLILIADEVQSGYGRTGKFFGFQHHGIQPDIISIAKGMGNGFPVGGILIHEDIKASHGLLGTTFGGNHLACAASIAVLEVIEEEKLVENAAKIGAYFNEKAKEIPRVKRVKGRGLMLGLEFDFEVGPLRKKMIYEHHLFTGGAKDKYVLRILPALNITEQDIDVFFKALKSALD; encoded by the coding sequence ATGAAACTATTTGACGTATATCCATTGTACAACGTTACCCCGGTTTCCGCCAAGGGAATCGTAGTAACCGATGATAAAGGCCAGGAGTATTTGGATTTTTATGGAGGCCATGCCGTGATATCCATAGGTCACTCCCATCCACATTACATAAAACGACTCAAGGATCAATTAGATAAAATTGGGTTTTATAGTAACGCTGTTCAAAATCCACTGCAGGAGGAATTGGCGGAAAAACTTGGCACCCTTTCGGGTTGCCAAGATTACAACCTCTTTTTGTGCAATTCAGGGGCCGAAGCCAATGAGAATGCCTTAAAAATGGCATCTTTTGAAACCGGAAAGTCTAGGATTGTTGCCTTTAAAAATAGCTTTCACGGAAGAACCTCGGCTGCAGTCGCTGCAACCGACAATGCTGCGATAAATGCACCCATTAATAAGCAACAACAGGTTACTTTTTTAAGTTTGGGTGATGCAGAAGGTCTGAAAAGAGAGCTAAGTAAAGGGGATGTTTGCGCCGTAATTCTAGAAGCCATACAAGGAGTTGGTGGTTTGGACGAACCGTCGACCCAATTTTATCAAGATATTGAGGCCTTATGTAAGGAAAATAGTTTGATTCTCATTGCGGACGAGGTACAATCGGGATACGGGAGAACCGGAAAATTCTTTGGGTTTCAACATCACGGAATTCAACCTGACATCATAAGTATTGCGAAAGGTATGGGGAATGGCTTCCCTGTTGGAGGGATATTGATTCATGAAGATATTAAGGCGAGTCATGGTCTTTTGGGTACCACTTTTGGTGGAAACCATTTGGCATGTGCCGCTTCCATAGCCGTTTTGGAAGTTATCGAAGAAGAAAAATTAGTGGAAAATGCAGCCAAAATAGGGGCGTACTTCAATGAAAAGGCAAAGGAAATACCCCGAGTAAAAAGAGTTAAAGGACGGGGATTGATGTTGGGGTTGGAATTTGATTTTGAGGTAGGTCCACTTAGAAAAAAAATGATCTATGAGCACCATTTGTTCACCGGTGGAGCTAAGGATAAATATGTCTTGCGGATACTACCAGCGCTGAACATTACCGAACAAGATATTGATGTATTTTTCAAGGCCCTTAAATCAGCATTAGATTGA
- the proC gene encoding pyrroline-5-carboxylate reductase — protein MKIAIIGTGNLGLSIAKGILNSNGATSMYLTKRNTQSISEYEKYGNVSVTSDNREAVSKSDILIFAVQPGHFKDILESIKDLLNDNHVIISTITGFEINKIEAVIGADKYIIRSMPNTAISVGESMTCICSNEKGKKRIDLAKAIFNRMGHSMQIPEAQMQAATVICASGIAFWMRLIRATTQGAIQLGFDAKEAQELAMHTCNGAAKLLIESGNHPEEEIDRVTTPMGCTIQGLNEMEHQGLSSSLIQGIVASYDKITEFKKR, from the coding sequence ATGAAAATAGCCATCATAGGAACCGGTAATTTAGGACTTTCCATAGCTAAAGGAATACTTAATAGCAATGGTGCAACAAGTATGTACCTCACCAAGAGAAATACCCAATCCATTTCCGAATACGAAAAATATGGAAATGTCTCAGTTACCTCGGATAATAGGGAAGCCGTTTCCAAGTCTGACATTTTGATTTTTGCGGTTCAACCAGGTCATTTCAAGGACATTCTAGAAAGTATCAAGGACCTGTTGAATGACAACCATGTAATCATTTCCACCATTACCGGTTTTGAAATCAATAAGATAGAAGCCGTTATTGGTGCCGATAAATATATCATTAGAAGTATGCCTAACACCGCTATCTCGGTAGGGGAATCGATGACCTGTATCTGCAGCAATGAAAAAGGTAAAAAACGGATAGATCTGGCCAAGGCCATTTTCAATAGAATGGGACACTCCATGCAAATACCCGAAGCACAAATGCAAGCGGCTACGGTTATCTGCGCCAGTGGCATCGCCTTTTGGATGCGTTTGATCAGAGCTACCACACAAGGAGCAATTCAGCTAGGGTTCGATGCCAAAGAAGCCCAGGAACTGGCCATGCATACCTGTAACGGAGCAGCAAAATTATTGATAGAATCCGGCAATCATCCAGAGGAGGAAATAGACAGGGTCACTACCCCTATGGGTTGTACCATACAAGGATTGAACGAAATGGAACACCAGGGACTAAGCTCATCACTAATACAAGGTATTGTAGCTTCCTATGATAAGATAACAGAGTTCAAAAAAAGATGA
- the argC gene encoding N-acetyl-gamma-glutamyl-phosphate reductase: protein MIKAGIIGGSGYTGGELIRILLNHPAVEIDFVYSTTRAGKGLSTAHPDLLGLTELQFTGEVNVEVDVVFLCLGHGNSSKFLLDHAFSDKTIIIDLSNDFRLQADANFNGKQFVYGLPELNGSEIEYAQYIANPGCFATAIQLALLPLAKAGQLSGTIHVNAVTGSTGAGVSPSDTSHFSWRNNNVSWYKPFTHQHLGEINESLHSLQENTGELFFLPNRGNFTRGILATAYTDYSGSLEEAKELYKNFYADAAFTHVSEEPLHLKQVVNTNNCHIHLHKHKDTLLITSAIDNLLKGASGQAVQNMNLILGLEENLGLNLKASVF from the coding sequence ATGATTAAAGCGGGTATTATTGGAGGCTCGGGGTATACTGGCGGGGAACTGATACGAATATTGTTGAACCACCCCGCGGTGGAAATCGATTTTGTCTATTCCACAACCAGGGCTGGAAAAGGTTTGTCGACCGCACATCCCGACCTTTTAGGACTAACGGAGTTACAATTTACAGGTGAGGTAAACGTAGAGGTTGATGTTGTATTCCTTTGTTTGGGACATGGAAATTCCTCCAAGTTTTTATTGGACCATGCCTTTTCCGATAAAACCATTATCATTGATTTAAGCAACGATTTTAGGCTACAGGCGGATGCTAATTTCAATGGAAAGCAATTTGTCTATGGTCTACCCGAACTGAATGGTTCCGAAATAGAGTATGCTCAATATATTGCCAATCCAGGTTGTTTTGCAACTGCCATTCAACTGGCATTGTTGCCACTTGCCAAGGCAGGTCAATTATCCGGAACCATTCATGTAAATGCCGTAACCGGAAGCACAGGTGCAGGAGTAAGTCCGTCGGATACTTCACATTTCAGCTGGAGAAACAATAATGTTAGTTGGTATAAACCCTTTACCCACCAACACTTGGGAGAAATTAATGAGAGTTTGCATTCCCTTCAGGAAAATACGGGAGAACTATTTTTCCTACCGAATAGGGGCAATTTTACTAGAGGGATTTTGGCCACCGCCTACACGGATTATTCAGGGTCATTGGAAGAGGCCAAGGAACTTTATAAAAACTTCTATGCCGATGCGGCTTTTACCCATGTTTCGGAAGAACCACTTCACTTAAAACAAGTGGTGAATACGAACAACTGTCACATTCACCTGCATAAGCATAAGGATACCTTGTTGATTACATCGGCAATCGATAATTTATTAAAAGGCGCATCAGGACAAGCGGTGCAGAACATGAACTTGATTCTTGGGCTGGAGGAAAATCTAGGATTGAATCTGAAGGCAAGTGTTTTTTAG